A DNA window from Corynebacterium ciconiae DSM 44920 contains the following coding sequences:
- the gap gene encoding type I glyceraldehyde-3-phosphate dehydrogenase, whose translation MTIRVGINGFGRIGRNFYRAIQSRGADIEVVAFNDLTDNKTLSTLLKYDSILGRLGKEVSYDDESITVDGHRMVVTAERDPKNLKWGELGVDIVIESTGFFTDANAAKAHIEAGAKKVIISAPAKNEDATFVVGVNHTDYDPENHHVISNASCTTNCLAPMAKVLDEKFGIERGLMTTVHAYTGDQRLHDAPHKDLRRARAAAQNIVPTSTGAAKAVALVLPELKGKLDGYALRVPVITGSATDLTFTAKSEVSVEAVNAAMKEAAEGELKGILAYSDDEPLVSTDIVTDAHASIFDSGLTKVIGDQVKVVSWYDNEWGYSNQLVSLTEYVGERL comes from the coding sequence GTGACCATTCGTGTTGGTATCAATGGCTTCGGCCGCATTGGCCGTAACTTCTACCGCGCTATCCAGTCGCGCGGCGCCGACATCGAGGTTGTCGCTTTCAACGACCTCACCGACAACAAGACTCTCTCCACTCTGCTGAAGTATGACTCCATCCTCGGCCGCCTGGGCAAGGAGGTGTCCTACGACGATGAGTCCATCACCGTTGATGGCCACCGCATGGTTGTGACCGCAGAGCGCGACCCGAAGAACCTGAAGTGGGGCGAGCTCGGCGTGGACATCGTGATCGAGTCCACCGGTTTCTTCACCGACGCCAACGCCGCCAAGGCTCACATCGAGGCTGGCGCCAAGAAGGTCATCATCTCCGCTCCGGCGAAGAACGAGGATGCCACCTTCGTTGTGGGCGTGAACCACACCGACTACGACCCGGAGAACCACCACGTCATCTCCAACGCTTCCTGCACCACTAACTGCCTCGCCCCGATGGCTAAGGTGCTGGACGAGAAGTTCGGTATCGAGCGTGGCCTCATGACCACCGTGCACGCCTACACCGGTGACCAGCGTCTGCACGACGCTCCTCACAAGGACCTGCGTCGCGCCCGCGCTGCCGCCCAGAACATCGTCCCCACCTCCACCGGTGCTGCCAAGGCCGTGGCCCTGGTTCTGCCGGAGCTCAAGGGCAAGCTGGACGGCTACGCACTCCGCGTGCCCGTGATCACCGGCTCCGCCACCGACCTCACCTTCACCGCTAAGAGCGAGGTGTCTGTCGAGGCCGTTAACGCTGCCATGAAGGAAGCTGCCGAGGGCGAGCTCAAGGGCATCCTTGCTTACTCCGATGACGAGCCGCTGGTCTCCACCGACATCGTCACCGATGCTCACGCCTCCATCTTCGACTCCGGTCTGACCAAGGTTATTGGCGACCAGGTCAAGGTTGTCTCTTGGTACGACAACGAGTGGGGCTACTCCAACCAGCTCGTCTCCCTGACCGAGTACGTTGGTGAGCGCCTCTAA